In the genome of bacterium, one region contains:
- a CDS encoding M23 family metallopeptidase, with protein sequence MIALLIVAFTAGLAYAEEAAPPPAVHYPLDTIRSDQDLLGRLMCPWGAGLPGYPRYNGTRIHAGLDLRATLGEPVLALVDGVVDPRSDTLHSGYGPGWTKGWVMIVRSPLPDGGSFLIVYGHTQNHRVVGGTPVKAGDVLAEVGPWLASEGGPHLHLTVRMPTTAGTDGDLPRFGWGTPTLAGCPVREGAESAATEEDLVRLGYRNPLTTLWSGLAKDAGGGE encoded by the coding sequence GTGATCGCACTACTGATCGTTGCCTTCACCGCCGGCCTGGCCTACGCCGAGGAAGCCGCCCCGCCGCCTGCCGTCCACTACCCCCTCGACACCATCCGCAGCGATCAGGACCTGCTGGGGCGACTGATGTGCCCCTGGGGAGCGGGGCTCCCTGGCTACCCTCGGTACAACGGCACCCGCATCCACGCCGGCCTGGACTTACGCGCGACCCTCGGTGAGCCGGTCCTGGCCCTCGTGGACGGCGTCGTAGACCCCCGGAGCGACACGCTGCACTCCGGCTACGGGCCGGGATGGACGAAGGGCTGGGTGATGATCGTGCGCTCCCCGCTACCGGATGGTGGCAGCTTCCTGATCGTGTACGGCCACACGCAGAACCACCGCGTCGTGGGCGGGACGCCGGTCAAAGCCGGGGACGTGCTGGCGGAAGTCGGACCATGGCTGGCAAGCGAAGGTGGGCCGCACCTGCATCTCACGGTGCGTATGCCGACGACCGCCGGAACTGACGGGGACCTGCCGCGCTTCGGGTGGGGCACGCCGACGCTGGCCGGCTGCCCCGTGCGCGAGGGGGCTGAGAGCGCTGCGACGGAGGAAGACCTGGTGCGGCTGGGCTACCGCAACCCGCTGACGACGCTATGGAGTGGTCTGGCGAAGGACGCCGGCGGGGGAGAGTAG
- a CDS encoding acetylxylan esterase produces the protein MSRHEILFLWVIAYLAVCARGGAAVKPADFETFWQRALVQLQTVPASANWQSDTLSFAGPGFVPCQVRCHLDSASTLPPVIYLLDRADADLFTPSPTHSWLVVDVGAMWSQADLGPEPTHHPMYAGVLTARRGLSLLLQRTRPGHLRAGLVGEGRGGGVAMALAALVPDEVAFVAAHQPLPGPRYADETTGAATSPELRAVELRYRAFRSHLPRQLAYFDLSGFAPGIRCPTLLSYGGRDATVSAVEVGALYDALTCDKELAELPEARHCQAADLQEWWAIWRTWANEKVEG, from the coding sequence ATGTCGCGCCATGAGATTCTGTTCCTGTGGGTGATAGCCTATCTCGCGGTCTGTGCACGTGGCGGCGCCGCCGTCAAGCCCGCCGACTTCGAGACCTTCTGGCAGCGGGCTCTGGTGCAGTTGCAGACCGTTCCGGCGAGCGCCAACTGGCAGTCCGACACCCTCTCCTTCGCCGGTCCGGGCTTCGTTCCCTGCCAGGTGCGGTGTCACTTGGACTCGGCCTCCACACTGCCGCCCGTGATCTACCTGCTCGACCGCGCGGATGCCGACCTGTTCACCCCGAGCCCCACCCATAGCTGGCTGGTCGTGGACGTGGGCGCGATGTGGTCGCAGGCGGACCTCGGGCCCGAGCCGACGCACCACCCCATGTACGCGGGCGTGCTGACAGCCCGGCGCGGACTGTCGCTGCTGCTGCAGCGCACCCGGCCCGGCCATCTGCGCGCCGGGCTGGTCGGTGAGGGCCGCGGCGGCGGCGTGGCGATGGCCCTGGCGGCCCTCGTCCCCGACGAGGTGGCGTTCGTGGCCGCTCACCAGCCCTTGCCCGGCCCGCGCTACGCCGATGAGACCACCGGCGCCGCGACCTCGCCCGAGCTGCGGGCGGTGGAACTCCGCTACCGTGCCTTCCGCAGCCACCTCCCCCGCCAGTTGGCGTACTTCGACCTCAGCGGCTTCGCACCGGGGATCAGGTGTCCGACGCTGCTGTCATATGGGGGGCGGGATGCGACGGTGAGTGCGGTAGAGGTGGGGGCTCTGTACGACGCCCTGACATGTGACAAGGAACTCGCCGAGCTTCCGGAGGCGAGGCACTGTCAGGCGGCTGACCTGCAGGAGTGGTGGGCGATCTGGCGCACGTGGGCGAATGAGAAGGTGGAGGGTTGA
- the argS gene encoding arginine--tRNA ligase, whose amino-acid sequence MTRDAIAAAIAAAVASAQQLGRLPALELPDIEIAVPPRADMGDYSTNVALVLAKAAQMKPRDLAQVLVDCLDAQAAGCERTEIAGPGFINFYLSCDWLHQATAALLAAGERYGQSQGEGRKVQLEFISANPVGPIHIGNARGGPYGDVLANMLAAVGFEVQREYYVNDGPYNTQALLFGLSLQARYRELLGLDHSFPEDGYKGQYVVEMAQQLVERQGEAHAAIPQDEAGAYQFFRLVEPGIVADMRRVVELFGIRYDNWFHESDLYEQGAVAAEIERLLRTGAAYEKDGATWLRTGEHGDEEDRVLVRSDGRPTYIASDAAYARYKYEHFDLAIYILGPDHAGYVPRLKAAIEAGGIDLSQVEIIVHQTVRLLRDGEPVRLSKRRGEIIGLDEIVEEVGRDAARFFFLTRSVDSHLDFDLDLAKKQSDENPVHYVQYAHARICSIERMADERGFTFGEPDLSLLTAPDEIVLMKVIAEYPHELRLAVAARAPHRLTTMVRDLATAFHHFYTNCKVLDPEQPELSSARMGLVRAARQLLANELHMLGLDAPERM is encoded by the coding sequence ATGACTCGCGACGCCATCGCCGCCGCAATCGCCGCTGCCGTTGCCTCCGCCCAGCAGTTGGGCCGCCTGCCCGCGCTGGAACTGCCCGACATAGAGATCGCCGTGCCGCCCCGGGCGGACATGGGCGATTACTCCACCAACGTGGCCCTGGTGCTGGCCAAGGCCGCCCAGATGAAGCCCCGCGACCTGGCGCAGGTGCTCGTGGACTGCCTGGACGCCCAGGCCGCCGGGTGTGAGCGCACCGAGATCGCTGGCCCCGGCTTCATCAACTTCTACCTGAGCTGCGACTGGCTGCACCAGGCCACGGCCGCACTGCTGGCAGCAGGCGAGCGGTACGGCCAATCCCAGGGCGAGGGCCGGAAGGTGCAGTTGGAGTTCATCAGCGCCAACCCTGTGGGCCCGATCCACATCGGCAACGCGCGCGGCGGGCCGTATGGCGACGTGCTGGCCAACATGCTCGCCGCCGTGGGCTTCGAGGTGCAGCGCGAGTACTACGTCAATGACGGCCCCTACAACACCCAGGCCCTGCTCTTCGGCCTGTCGCTGCAGGCGCGCTACCGCGAGTTGCTGGGGCTGGACCACAGCTTCCCCGAAGACGGCTACAAGGGGCAGTATGTCGTCGAGATGGCGCAACAGCTCGTCGAGCGGCAGGGCGAGGCCCACGCCGCCATCCCCCAGGACGAGGCGGGGGCCTACCAGTTCTTCCGCCTGGTGGAGCCGGGGATCGTCGCCGACATGCGTCGGGTGGTCGAGCTGTTCGGCATTCGCTACGACAACTGGTTCCACGAGTCGGACCTGTACGAGCAAGGCGCCGTGGCGGCCGAGATCGAGCGCCTGCTGCGCACCGGGGCCGCGTACGAGAAGGACGGGGCCACCTGGCTGCGGACCGGCGAGCATGGCGACGAGGAGGACCGGGTGCTGGTGCGCAGCGACGGTCGCCCCACGTACATCGCCTCCGATGCCGCCTACGCGCGCTACAAGTACGAGCACTTCGATCTGGCCATCTACATTCTCGGTCCTGACCACGCCGGCTACGTGCCGCGGCTGAAGGCGGCCATTGAGGCGGGCGGCATTGATCTGAGCCAGGTGGAGATCATCGTCCACCAGACGGTGCGTCTGCTGCGCGACGGCGAGCCCGTGCGCCTGTCCAAGCGCCGCGGCGAGATCATCGGCCTCGATGAGATCGTGGAGGAGGTCGGGCGCGACGCGGCTCGCTTCTTCTTCCTGACGCGCTCGGTGGACTCCCACCTGGACTTCGACCTCGACCTCGCCAAGAAGCAGAGCGACGAGAACCCCGTGCATTACGTGCAGTACGCCCACGCGCGCATCTGCAGCATCGAGCGGATGGCCGACGAGCGCGGCTTCACGTTCGGTGAGCCCGACCTGTCGTTGCTGACCGCCCCCGATGAGATCGTGCTGATGAAGGTGATCGCCGAGTACCCGCACGAACTGCGCCTGGCGGTCGCGGCGCGGGCGCCTCACCGCCTCACAACGATGGTGCGCGACCTGGCGACCGCCTTCCACCACTTCTACACCAACTGCAAGGTGCTCGACCCCGAGCAGCCGGAGCTGTCCTCGGCCCGTATGGGCCTCGTCCGGGCGGCACGGCAGCTCCTGGCGAACGAACTGCACATGCTGGGGCTCGACGCACCGGAACGGATGTAG
- the mtaB gene encoding tRNA (N(6)-L-threonylcarbamoyladenosine(37)-C(2))-methylthiotransferase MtaB: MPTAALKTLGCKLNQYETEQMREQLQRLGYAIVDFDSPADLYIINSCTVTHHADRDTRRLARRAKRAHPHAHVIVTGCYAEVAAQELQALPEISLVCGMADKQRLGELVRGLSPTTRAPGREGADPGEHGSHLITGFAEHTRCFVKVQEGCNARCSYCIVPDARGPSRSVPPDEVVEQTRRLALAGHPEIVLIGTHLGQFGRDLPEPTDLTALVRCLLALPELQRLRLSSIEPCEVSTELVGLMAEGKMTREPELCRYLHIPLQSGCDSVLRRMNRPYDAALYAELVRRIHGAQPAAGLGADVIVGFPGETDEEFEQTRQFVSDLPLSYLHVFTYSPRRGTPAAAMPDQVPHEVALARNHVLRAMSERKRAAFAESMVGQTLGVVLQTDEGEGWLRGVTDNYLELRVQGATELLHTLVTCAVTGADAGALTGRLL, encoded by the coding sequence ATGCCCACCGCCGCCCTCAAGACCCTCGGCTGCAAACTCAACCAGTACGAGACCGAGCAGATGCGCGAGCAACTGCAGCGCCTCGGCTACGCCATCGTGGACTTCGACTCCCCCGCCGACCTCTACATCATCAATAGCTGCACCGTCACCCACCACGCGGATCGCGACACCCGCCGCCTGGCCCGTCGCGCCAAGCGAGCCCACCCCCACGCCCACGTCATCGTCACCGGCTGCTACGCCGAGGTGGCCGCCCAGGAGCTGCAGGCCCTCCCGGAGATCAGCCTCGTGTGCGGCATGGCGGACAAGCAGCGCCTCGGGGAGCTGGTCAGGGGTCTGTCCCCGACGACCCGCGCTCCGGGTCGCGAGGGGGCTGACCCCGGCGAGCACGGCAGCCACCTCATCACCGGGTTCGCCGAGCACACCCGCTGCTTCGTCAAGGTGCAAGAGGGGTGCAACGCACGGTGCTCGTACTGCATCGTCCCCGACGCACGGGGCCCCAGCCGGAGCGTGCCCCCCGACGAGGTCGTCGAACAGACCCGGCGGCTGGCGCTGGCGGGCCATCCTGAGATCGTGCTGATCGGCACCCACCTGGGGCAGTTCGGCCGCGACCTGCCCGAGCCGACCGACCTGACGGCGCTAGTGCGGTGCCTGCTGGCGCTGCCCGAGCTGCAGCGCCTGAGGCTCAGCTCCATCGAGCCCTGCGAAGTCAGCACCGAACTGGTCGGCCTGATGGCTGAGGGCAAGATGACCCGCGAGCCGGAACTCTGCCGGTACCTGCACATCCCCCTGCAGAGCGGCTGTGACAGCGTGCTGCGACGGATGAACCGCCCCTACGATGCCGCTCTCTATGCCGAGCTGGTCCGCCGCATCCATGGGGCCCAGCCGGCAGCCGGCCTCGGCGCGGATGTCATCGTCGGCTTCCCGGGAGAGACGGACGAGGAGTTCGAGCAGACACGGCAGTTCGTGAGCGACCTGCCGCTGTCGTACCTGCACGTCTTCACCTATTCGCCACGCCGGGGGACACCCGCCGCTGCCATGCCTGACCAGGTGCCCCATGAGGTGGCGCTGGCGCGCAACCATGTGCTGCGAGCGATGTCCGAGCGCAAGCGGGCCGCGTTTGCCGAGAGCATGGTGGGGCAGACGCTGGGCGTCGTGCTGCAGACCGACGAGGGCGAGGGATGGCTCCGGGGCGTGACGGACAACTACCTGGAGCTACGCGTGCAGGGCGCCACGGAGTTGCTGCACACGCTCGTGACCTGCGCAGTGACTGGGGCAGACGCGGGCGCGCTCACCGGCCGTCTGTTGTGA
- a CDS encoding DUF1385 domain-containing protein has product MADYLDAEWHIPRSSYVSVRRPRISGTALVGGLHLATGNYGTASPWRLAVSGAAIAALLGIALAMTYVELWIVDQLTGQTLSAGLLGLSGGGGMPTSEVLALVAQLLPMLNFLIVLRLSPMAGYHAAEHKVVSAIERYGRLQYEQVVEMPRAHPRCGTVLLFGVLPTLLIAYPLLWSNPLAAGIVAIVGWMLRYRVGYFIQQTFTTKPPTPRQLAAGIAAGEKLMALYAHDPDRRVSIARGLWTRGLPQMIVGVIAGNALLAALLEHLHLWLDF; this is encoded by the coding sequence ATGGCTGACTATCTCGACGCCGAATGGCACATCCCCAGATCCAGCTACGTCTCGGTGCGGCGTCCGCGCATCTCCGGGACGGCGCTCGTCGGCGGCCTGCATCTGGCCACCGGCAACTACGGCACCGCCTCCCCCTGGCGCCTGGCTGTCAGTGGGGCCGCCATCGCCGCGCTGCTGGGCATTGCCCTGGCCATGACGTACGTCGAGCTGTGGATCGTGGACCAGCTCACGGGGCAGACGCTGTCTGCCGGCCTGCTGGGCCTGAGCGGCGGGGGCGGCATGCCGACGAGCGAGGTCCTGGCTCTTGTCGCCCAGTTGCTGCCGATGCTCAACTTCCTGATTGTGTTGCGCCTATCGCCGATGGCGGGCTATCATGCCGCCGAGCACAAGGTCGTGTCCGCCATCGAGCGCTATGGCCGCCTGCAGTACGAGCAGGTCGTGGAGATGCCGCGGGCGCACCCGCGCTGCGGCACAGTGCTGCTGTTCGGGGTGCTGCCCACGCTGCTGATCGCGTATCCGTTGCTGTGGAGCAACCCGCTGGCCGCCGGGATCGTGGCCATCGTCGGCTGGATGCTGCGCTACCGCGTGGGTTACTTCATCCAGCAGACCTTCACGACCAAGCCGCCCACGCCGCGGCAGTTGGCCGCCGGCATTGCTGCCGGTGAGAAGCTGATGGCTCTGTACGCGCACGATCCCGACCGCCGCGTCTCGATCGCGCGCGGCCTCTGGACGCGGGGGCTGCCGCAGATGATCGTTGGCGTCATTGCGGGCAACGCCCTGCTGGCGGCCCTGCTGGAGCATCTGCATCTCTGGCTCGATTTCTAG
- a CDS encoding family 10 glycosylhydrolase — MPACAMSSRLASLAGLSLLLAAVLLPSAPEPAYAQTPVVVIAGDYLGENGLPNQQKSDACSQRVVKLLKLAHVPYVVTQDSQVEREGLPAAAVAILPYNRAMTDAEAAHVCRFIADGGKVIVFFAAHDAILEQIGLRRSGMAAAGAADPFTGLALTDQLVGAPATVGWAPEQVAMAEPLAGVTPLAMWQTKSGAMTAFPAVLAHDNGVYFTGDPRSLAGVPGAQLLRALIGRLVPAAWGAMLPTDPADLGPLGRFASLAELHAYVARQAEGNPVYAEALAQATAAQRLLADIKTAVEGGDIAGGLALEAEARQAAERALWASYPSLPGELRGVWMSNYAEPSWAVAARHLQDANFNAVFPYMMSGGVAFYPSKVLAVHPRVKKHGDSLAEAVAATRAVGLPLHARMLNLSTIFAPPEVVSALRKAGRLMVTSSGKSSTWLCPTNPANRRMEVAAALEMASYGVAGIQFDYLRYPWKDTCCCKRCRAAFERDLGVRVARWPGDVLEGCYRGRFADWRREQLTSLVAEISQALRRDYPRLQISAAVFLNWEDHRDTFGQDWVAWIERGLVDFVCPMDYTPSMERFELYVSRQEKWIAGRCLWAAGLGVYADDMKYGGPETAVEQIRVAREHGARGFVIFNYSPDLVRDYLPWLALGVTREPTEFAVAGR, encoded by the coding sequence ATGCCCGCCTGCGCAATGTCCTCCCGCCTCGCCTCGCTTGCCGGCCTGAGCCTGCTGCTCGCGGCGGTGCTGCTGCCCTCGGCGCCGGAGCCGGCCTACGCACAGACGCCGGTCGTCGTCATCGCGGGCGACTATCTGGGCGAGAATGGCCTGCCGAACCAGCAGAAGTCCGACGCCTGCAGCCAGCGGGTCGTGAAGCTGCTCAAGCTCGCCCACGTCCCATACGTCGTGACGCAGGACTCGCAGGTCGAGCGTGAGGGCCTGCCCGCCGCTGCGGTCGCGATCCTCCCCTACAACCGGGCGATGACCGACGCCGAGGCCGCCCACGTCTGCCGCTTCATCGCGGATGGCGGCAAGGTCATCGTCTTCTTCGCCGCCCACGACGCCATCCTCGAGCAGATCGGCCTTCGCCGCAGTGGTATGGCGGCCGCGGGCGCCGCCGACCCGTTCACCGGGTTGGCGCTGACCGACCAACTCGTGGGCGCACCCGCGACCGTCGGCTGGGCGCCCGAGCAGGTGGCCATGGCCGAACCGTTGGCGGGGGTCACGCCGCTTGCCATGTGGCAGACGAAGTCGGGCGCGATGACCGCCTTCCCCGCCGTGCTGGCCCACGACAACGGCGTCTACTTCACTGGCGACCCCCGCAGCCTCGCCGGCGTGCCCGGCGCCCAGTTGCTCCGCGCGCTGATCGGGCGGCTGGTTCCAGCAGCGTGGGGCGCGATGCTCCCCACCGACCCGGCGGACCTCGGCCCCCTGGGGCGCTTCGCCTCTCTGGCGGAACTGCACGCATATGTGGCGCGGCAGGCAGAGGGCAACCCGGTCTATGCGGAGGCGCTGGCGCAGGCGACTGCGGCTCAGAGGCTGCTGGCGGACATCAAGACGGCGGTCGAGGGCGGGGACATCGCGGGGGGGCTGGCCCTGGAGGCGGAGGCGCGACAGGCCGCCGAGCGGGCGTTGTGGGCGTCGTACCCGTCCCTCCCCGGCGAGCTGCGCGGCGTCTGGATGTCCAACTACGCCGAACCCTCGTGGGCTGTCGCTGCCCGGCATCTGCAGGACGCGAACTTCAACGCGGTCTTCCCGTACATGATGAGCGGTGGTGTGGCCTTCTACCCCAGCAAGGTGCTGGCGGTGCACCCCCGCGTGAAGAAGCATGGCGACTCGCTGGCCGAGGCCGTGGCCGCCACACGGGCGGTCGGGTTGCCCCTCCATGCGCGCATGCTGAACCTGTCCACGATCTTCGCTCCGCCCGAGGTCGTCTCGGCGCTGCGCAAGGCCGGCCGGCTGATGGTCACATCGTCGGGCAAGAGCAGCACCTGGCTCTGCCCGACCAACCCGGCCAACCGTCGGATGGAGGTCGCGGCGGCCCTGGAGATGGCCTCCTATGGCGTCGCGGGCATTCAGTTCGACTACCTCCGCTATCCGTGGAAGGACACGTGCTGCTGCAAGCGCTGCCGAGCCGCGTTCGAGCGAGACCTGGGCGTGCGGGTAGCGCGCTGGCCTGGCGATGTCTTGGAGGGCTGCTACCGGGGGCGGTTCGCCGACTGGCGGCGCGAGCAGCTCACGAGCCTGGTCGCCGAGATCTCACAGGCGTTGCGGCGAGACTACCCCCGGCTGCAGATCTCCGCAGCCGTCTTCCTCAACTGGGAGGACCACCGCGACACCTTCGGCCAGGACTGGGTGGCGTGGATCGAGCGGGGCCTGGTGGACTTCGTGTGTCCCATGGACTATACGCCCAGCATGGAGCGCTTCGAACTGTACGTGAGTCGGCAGGAGAAGTGGATTGCGGGGCGGTGTCTGTGGGCGGCGGGGCTGGGGGTCTATGCCGACGACATGAAGTACGGGGGGCCGGAGACGGCGGTGGAGCAGATCCGCGTGGCGCGCGAGCATGGCGCCCGCGGCTTTGTCATCTTCAACTACAGTCCCGATCTCGTCCGGGACTACCTGCCGTGGCTGGCGCTGGGGGTCACGCGCGAGCCGACGGAGTTCGCAGTCGCCGGCCGGTAG
- a CDS encoding ACT domain-containing protein — MKAVITVLGKDRVGIIAAVTAALAENQVNILDISQTILRDYFTMIMLVELLDEKLSIPKLASILDEVGAKLGVQIRVQHDAVFTAMHRI, encoded by the coding sequence ATGAAGGCAGTCATCACCGTGCTGGGCAAGGACCGCGTGGGCATCATCGCTGCCGTCACGGCGGCGCTGGCCGAGAACCAAGTCAACATCCTGGACATCAGCCAGACGATCCTGCGCGACTACTTCACGATGATCATGCTCGTGGAGCTGCTGGATGAGAAGCTGAGCATCCCGAAGCTGGCGAGCATCCTCGACGAGGTGGGGGCGAAGCTGGGGGTGCAGATCCGCGTGCAGCATGACGCGGTGTTCACGGCGATGCATCGCATCTGA
- a CDS encoding polysaccharide deacetylase family protein: protein MRAICLGSCLALFLTLLVANGASAFVYPDFRFVEQHLLGLVPQLLGALPADTALQPPPDELLAPLSNGVEEYAKGMEPEAEAELVGVLLSLPLHQRLLKVAVATVDDRRMALVKLQAGDTKTGLFRIPDLQYDAVNALRVAFQLPLDLQRIDLWSVVPGRDATGPVHKPVFSVSADRADFETATAGLRQARDILGGLGLVRFAPQFLHYAGGEPLSKVARLLPETAWSAAPVRDGWEQLRESCRQDPRLQAAALSRVVVHVPVSDNSVGLTIDDGPHPLITSLMLDILRRAGVHATFFVVGEKVEECPELLRRIADDGHEIGNHTYGHPRLGQVKDAEALAEIRAGALAIGKVSGKPTPLMRPPGGGLARDVLRAATAANSTVVLWTNNTNDWLRPSPEEIAANALRDLRPGGIILMHQGSMESVRALPLIIEGAQARGFKLCSVGDMLRQSPVAVLPIPEIMTRYQKHELERE from the coding sequence ATGCGCGCGATCTGCCTGGGCTCGTGCCTCGCGTTGTTCCTCACGCTGCTGGTCGCCAATGGTGCCAGCGCGTTTGTCTACCCCGACTTCCGCTTCGTCGAGCAACACCTCCTGGGTCTCGTGCCGCAACTGCTCGGGGCGTTGCCGGCCGACACGGCCCTGCAACCTCCGCCCGACGAACTGCTCGCGCCGCTGAGTAACGGGGTCGAGGAGTACGCCAAGGGGATGGAGCCGGAAGCCGAGGCGGAGCTGGTGGGCGTGCTGCTGTCGCTGCCGCTGCACCAGCGGCTGCTCAAGGTCGCGGTCGCCACCGTAGACGACCGGCGCATGGCCCTCGTGAAGCTCCAGGCCGGTGACACGAAGACCGGCCTGTTCCGCATCCCCGACCTGCAGTACGACGCTGTGAACGCCCTGCGCGTGGCCTTCCAGTTGCCGCTGGATCTCCAGCGCATAGACCTGTGGTCGGTGGTGCCCGGGCGTGATGCCACCGGGCCGGTGCACAAGCCCGTGTTCTCCGTGTCGGCGGACCGCGCTGACTTCGAGACGGCCACCGCCGGTCTTAGGCAGGCGCGCGACATCCTCGGCGGCCTCGGCCTGGTGCGCTTCGCCCCGCAGTTCCTGCACTATGCGGGGGGCGAGCCGCTGAGCAAGGTGGCCCGGCTGCTCCCCGAGACCGCGTGGAGCGCGGCGCCGGTGCGCGACGGCTGGGAGCAACTGCGCGAGAGCTGCCGCCAGGACCCGCGCCTGCAGGCGGCCGCGCTATCCCGCGTCGTCGTCCACGTCCCCGTGTCGGACAACTCCGTCGGCCTGACCATTGACGACGGCCCACACCCGCTCATCACGTCGCTGATGCTCGACATCCTGCGCCGCGCCGGCGTTCACGCCACGTTCTTTGTCGTCGGGGAGAAAGTCGAGGAGTGCCCCGAGTTGCTGCGGCGCATCGCCGATGACGGACATGAGATCGGCAACCACACGTACGGTCACCCGCGCCTGGGGCAGGTCAAGGATGCCGAGGCGCTGGCGGAGATCCGCGCCGGGGCCCTGGCCATCGGCAAGGTGTCCGGCAAGCCCACCCCGCTGATGCGCCCGCCGGGCGGCGGCCTGGCGCGCGACGTTCTTCGCGCCGCGACCGCGGCCAACTCGACCGTCGTGCTGTGGACCAACAACACCAACGACTGGCTGCGCCCGTCGCCGGAGGAGATCGCGGCCAACGCCCTGCGCGACCTGCGCCCCGGCGGCATCATCCTGATGCACCAGGGCAGCATGGAGAGCGTCCGGGCACTGCCGCTGATCATCGAGGGCGCTCAGGCCCGAGGCTTCAAGCTCTGCTCGGTCGGCGACATGCTCCGCCAATCCCCCGTCGCCGTCCTCCCCATTCCCGAGATCATGACCCGCTACCAGAAGCACGAGTTGGAGAGGGAGTAG
- a CDS encoding sugar phosphate isomerase/epimerase has product MKVGLSAIITPAEWSFDELLQQAAGAGYEALEVCLRDEGEISLKTSESEFQALSGRARDAGIELSSVCASVREQPKNIMTNDCEIWKSSLDTIRRCLDATAALGVDTMLLTMGALTDELYYNEAYANGLKALQLIAPHAEELGVNVAVEYVWNKFLLSPMEFARFCDDVASPRVGLFFDTGNMVVFGFPQHWVRICGKHLMKVHFKDFKRQGYEWTPLLQGDVNFPAVMAELRKIGYDGALLSEVAPSIASLADTAGHIRQIMAT; this is encoded by the coding sequence ATGAAGGTCGGACTGAGTGCCATCATCACGCCTGCGGAGTGGTCGTTCGATGAACTGCTCCAGCAGGCCGCCGGTGCCGGATACGAGGCGCTGGAAGTGTGCCTGAGGGACGAGGGCGAGATCAGCCTGAAGACCTCCGAGAGCGAGTTCCAGGCGTTGTCCGGCCGGGCCCGCGACGCCGGCATCGAGCTGTCTTCCGTCTGCGCGTCGGTGCGCGAGCAGCCCAAGAACATCATGACCAACGATTGTGAGATCTGGAAGAGCAGCCTGGACACCATCCGGCGTTGTCTGGACGCCACGGCGGCGCTCGGCGTGGACACCATGCTGCTGACCATGGGCGCCCTCACCGACGAGCTGTACTACAACGAGGCGTACGCCAACGGGCTGAAGGCTCTGCAACTGATCGCGCCCCACGCCGAGGAGCTCGGGGTCAATGTCGCCGTCGAGTACGTCTGGAACAAGTTCCTGCTGTCGCCGATGGAGTTCGCCCGCTTCTGCGACGACGTCGCCAGCCCGCGCGTCGGCCTGTTCTTCGACACCGGCAACATGGTCGTCTTCGGCTTCCCACAGCACTGGGTGCGCATCTGCGGCAAGCACCTGATGAAGGTCCACTTCAAGGACTTCAAGCGCCAGGGCTACGAGTGGACGCCGCTGCTGCAGGGCGACGTGAACTTCCCGGCGGTCATGGCCGAGCTGCGCAAGATCGGTTACGACGGAGCGCTCCTGTCGGAAGTCGCTCCTTCCATCGCCTCGCTCGCCGACACCGCCGGCCACATCCGGCAGATCATGGCGACGTAG
- the rpmB gene encoding 50S ribosomal protein L28, producing MSKMCAICGKKPSTGCNVSHSQRHTKRRWLPNLQRVHVQTEAGNRRLSVCTSCIKAGKVRKAV from the coding sequence ATGTCCAAGATGTGTGCGATCTGCGGCAAGAAGCCCTCGACCGGCTGCAATGTGAGCCATTCCCAGCGTCACACCAAGCGCCGCTGGCTGCCGAACCTGCAGCGTGTCCACGTACAGACCGAGGCCGGCAACCGCCGCCTGAGCGTCTGCACGTCCTGCATCAAGGCCGGTAAGGTGCGCAAGGCCGTCTAG